The following coding sequences are from one Spea bombifrons isolate aSpeBom1 chromosome 13, aSpeBom1.2.pri, whole genome shotgun sequence window:
- the TSPAN10 gene encoding tetraspanin-10, whose protein sequence is MGVKSLQLLFRLSRKTPEEPNESSSLIPKGTADLQKAGYGQGSGEHQCCTSGYCPPSDQLVESRLTSVKKWPPLLTHRPNLFIPLIKYFMFFFNFIFSVLGFAILGVGVWGIIDKQSLMSDKIGNLGTDPMLAFIILGLVVCVLAVSGCVGFLRENSCLLKLFSAGISALIIIQSVSAVVVLSFRDQIKDSVKSSMLVAVSRYQDDSDLRFIMDEIQLGMECCGVQSYQDWSINQYFNCSSPGVLSCGVPYSCCIDPVENGTVPNSQCGFQVLGMAETMAGNLVYLGGCVPQLSLWLNRKFWDIAAGFLIVTASELLCIVCAQRVLEEIKVIKLQW, encoded by the exons ATGGGCGTAAAATCCCTCCAGCTTCTCTTCCGACTCTCCAGAAAGACCCCGGAGGAGCCGAATGAATCCAGCAGCTTAATACCCAAG ggTACCGCTGATCTCCAGAAAGCAGGCTATGGTCAAGGTTCTGGTGAACACCAATGCTGTACCTCTGGTTATTGTCCTCCTTCAGACCAACTTGTGGAATCTCGCCTCACCTCAGTCAAGAAATGGCCGCCGCTACTGACCCATCGTCCTAATTTGTTCATACCTCTCATTAAATACTTCATGTTCTTTTTCAACTTCATCTTCTCTGTCCTGGGTTTTGCCATCCTGGGCGTTGGAGTCTGGGGAATTATAGACAAGCAATCGTTGATGAGTGACAAAATTGGCAATTTAGGCACTGATCCGATGCTAGCATTTATCATTTTGGGTCTGGTTGTTTGCGTCCTTGCTGTGTCAGGTTGTGTCGGTTTCCTGAGAGAAAATTCTTGCCTCCTGAAACTTTTTTCCGCCGGGATCTCCGCTCTCATAATCATCCAGAGCGTTTCGGCCGTTGTTGTGCTTTCCTTCAGGGATCAGATCAAAGATTCTGTGAAAAGCTCAATGCTGGTGGCTGTATCGAGATACCAGGATGATTCTGATCTAAGATTTATTATGGATGAGATCCAGCTTGGAATGGAGTGTTGTGGGGTACAGTCCTATCAAGACTGGAGCATCAACCA ATATTTTAACTGCAGCTCTCCCGGCGTTCTCTCTTGCGGGGTTCCCTATTCCTGCTGCATCGACCCCGTGGAGAATGGGACGGTACCCAACTCACAATGTGGATTCCAGGTCCTGGGAATGGCGGAGACAATGGCCGGGAACTTGGTCTACCTGGGAGGGTGCGTGCCTCAACTCTCTCTGTGGCTGAACCGCAAATTTTGGGACATCGCTGCCGGATTCCTAATCGTAACTGCGTCAGAACTACTATGCATTGTGTGTGCCCAGAGGGTCCTAGAGGAGATCAAGGTGATAAAATTACAGTGGTAG
- the PDE6G gene encoding retinal rod rhodopsin-sensitive cGMP 3',5'-cyclic phosphodiesterase subunit gamma, protein MNLEPAKSDIKPATRVTGGPATPRKGPPKFKQRQTRQFKSKPPKKGVQGFGDDIPGMEGLGTDITVICPWEAFNHLELHELAQYGII, encoded by the exons ATGAACCTGGAACCTGCCAAATCTGATATCAAACCAGCCACCCGTGTGACAGGTGGGCCAGCCACCCCTAGGAAAGGACCCCCAAAATTCAAGCAAAGACAGACCAGGCAGTTCAAGAGCAAACCACCCAAGAAAGGGGTGCAAGG ATTTGGAGATGATATCCCTGGGATGGAAGGTCTAGGAACAG ACATCACCGTTATCTGCCCTTGGGAAGCCTTCAACCACCTGGAGCTGCACGAGTTGGCCCAATATGGTATCATCTAG